One Lentibacillus cibarius DNA window includes the following coding sequences:
- a CDS encoding cupin domain-containing protein — protein MEVNKCGFENNSLLTLFEEKHNEMDVRFGTVTIPPGERVPKKGLSKHEENEYAIIVKGEIEGESGGTPFKVLESHATFIPAGEQHWSINSGEEPCKIVWVLVKEN, from the coding sequence ATGGAAGTAAATAAATGCGGCTTTGAAAATAATAGTTTATTAACATTATTTGAAGAAAAGCATAATGAAATGGATGTAAGGTTTGGCACTGTCACAATTCCTCCCGGGGAAAGGGTACCAAAGAAAGGTTTATCTAAACATGAAGAAAATGAATACGCCATTATTGTTAAGGGGGAAATAGAAGGTGAAAGCGGAGGGACCCCCTTTAAGGTATTAGAATCTCATGCAACTTTTATTCCTGCCGGGGAACAGCATTGGTCTATAAATTCAGGTGAAGAACCATGTAAAATTGTCTGGGTGCTTGTGAAAGAAAATTAA